CAGCGCAACAAGGGTCTTGCCATCCTTGATCCGCCCCTGGCAGAGCAGGTCGGGAAGCTCCCGGACGGACACGGGAACGACCCGGATCGTCTCGTCGAAGTCGGGCGCCAGAGCTGAGGGGAAGAGACCCGTGGCGTGAAAGAGAATGAGCACTTCGTCGCTGAATCCCGGAGCGGTGTAGAAACGGCACATCTCGTCAAAATGCTCCGCGTCGAAACCGATCTCCTCCTGCAGCTCCCTCCGCGCTGTCTCCAGAGGCAGCTCGTCAGGCTCCATGATCCCAGCGGGCACCTCCAGGAGCACCTCACCCACGGGATAGCGATACTGCTCGACGAGTAGTATCTCCCCCTGGTCGTTCTCGGCGAGAATGCCCACCGCGGGGGCATGCTCCACCACCTCGCGGTTCGTCCGCTTGCCGCTCGGAAGCCGCACGCCGTCGACGCGCAGGTTCAATATCCGCCCGCGGTAGAGCGTGATCCCCGAGAGCTTGGTCTCGACGAGGGCAGGATCGACGCTGTTTCCCACGACGATCCGTGCCTTTCCGTCGTCCCTTCCGTTCCGACCTTCCATCAGCGTCGCCGCGTCCTGCTCCCGGGATCTCCTTGCGAACTCCTCCACGATACCCATGGTGCCTCCTTGTGTCTTTTCGCCCTCTTCCGTCAGCGGGAAACACCCTTTCGCGCGATCTCCCGGCCCTTCTCGAAGGCGGTGATGTTCATCTCCATCATCTGAGCCTTCTTCTTGCCGAGCTTGTCCTTGATGGTTGCGAGACACGCGTCGGCTCCCACGATATCCCCAGCCTCCACCAGTGCGCCCAGGACGACCACGTTGGCGACCTTCTCGCTCCCAAGCTCCATGGCCAAGGAGTTGGCCGGAACGGCGACGACGGTGATGTCCGTCCGGGGGTTCCTGTAGGACACCAGGTCCTCATTGTACAGAAGAATGCCTCCCGGTTTCACCGTTGGTTCGAACTTCGCGAGGGAGGGCTGGTTCATGATGACCACGT
Above is a genomic segment from Aminiphilus circumscriptus DSM 16581 containing:
- a CDS encoding 2-oxoacid:acceptor oxidoreductase family protein yields the protein MAEFFRSLLAAGFGGQGVLTLGQLVAYTAMYEGRHVTWIPSYGPEMRGGTANCSVMVSDEEIASPVVSRADYVVIMNQPSLAKFEPTVKPGGILLYNEDLVSYRNPRTDITVVAVPANSLAMELGSEKVANVVVLGALVEAGDIVGADACLATIKDKLGKKKAQMMEMNITAFEKGREIARKGVSR
- a CDS encoding NUDIX hydrolase, with translation MGIVEEFARRSREQDAATLMEGRNGRDDGKARIVVGNSVDPALVETKLSGITLYRGRILNLRVDGVRLPSGKRTNREVVEHAPAVGILAENDQGEILLVEQYRYPVGEVLLEVPAGIMEPDELPLETARRELQEEIGFDAEHFDEMCRFYTAPGFSDEVLILFHATGLFPSALAPDFDETIRVVPVSVRELPDLLCQGRIKDGKTLVALCRFLCRKMTCQTEAGTEC